Part of the Rhodothermales bacterium genome is shown below.
CGACCAGTTGAGCGACAACCGCGCTGGTTCGGTGGGGCTGACTCTCAGTGTGCCGATCTTCAATCGTCTCTTGACCAAAACCAACATCGAGCAGGCGAAGATTCGATACAGCAACCTGAATCTGGACCGTCAGAATCTTGAGCAAAACATTTCGCTGGAGGTTCGCCAGTCCTATCTGGATTACTTCACAGCGGTCAAGCGGCTCGATGTGACAGAGAAGCAGCTGCGTGCGGCCCGGCAGTCGGAGGCGGTAGAACGCGAGCGCTACGATATCGGCGCCTCAACACTAGTAGAGCTGACGCAGGCGCGAGCCAACTTAGTCGATGCAGAGAGCCAGCGTGTGCAGGCCGTTTACCAGTTTATTTTCCAGGAGCAAGTGATCGAATACTATCTCGGCACGCTCAATCCTGCTCAGCAGTTGTTCAGGTAGAGCACATACTGCGTGAGGCGAGAGCAACCGTCAGGTTCGATTCACAGCATACTCGTATGGCAAAAAAGAAGAACACTACGCGAACGATCATCCTGATCATCGTTGCTCTCGTTGTACTTCTGGTCGCCGCAGGCATCGGAGCGAATCTGCTGTTCGGCGGCGGCAAGAAAGCGGTAGAAGTCGAGGTGGTCGACGTCGAGGCGCGTAGCATTACCCAGGTCGTGACGGCGTCCGGTAAGATTCAGCCGGAGGTGGAGGTCAAGATCTCGCCTGACGTCTCCGGAGAGATCGTCGATCTGAGAGTCAAGGAAGGAGACCCGGTCACGCGAGGCCAGCTGCTGCTTCGGATTGACCCCGATTTCTACGAAGCCCAGGTTGAGCAGGCGAAGGCGATGGTGCTTCAAGGGAAGGCAACCGAGGCGCAGCGGCGAGCCGATATGCTGAACTCGGAGTTGGAGCTCAATCGGCAGAACAAGCTGTTCGAAACCAACGCAATCTCGGAGAGCGCCGTTCAAAGTGCGCAGACGGCGTTCGCGGTTTCGTCAGCCGGATTAGAGGCTGCGCAATACTCCGTCCAAAGCGCTGAGGCCCGGCTAAAGGAGGCACAGGAGCAGCTGGCCAAGACGGTCGTATACGCGCCGATGAGCGGCACAGTGAGCAAGCTGGATGTCGAACTTGGAGAGCGAGTCGTCGGCACGAGCCAGTTCGCAGGAACTGAGGCGATGAGAATCGCACAGTTGAGTCAAATGGAACTCGAGGTCGACGTCAACGAGAACGATGTCGTCAACGTATCGATCGGTGACTCCGCTCGAATAGAGGTCGATGCCTATCCGGAGCAGAACTTTCTTGGAGTTGTTACGGAGATAGCAAACTCTGCGCGGGTTACCGGTGCAGGGACCCAGGAGCAGGTCACGAACTTCCCGGTCAAAATCAGGGTACTCGCGCCCCACAATGTGACCGCATCTGCGGCCTCGACACAGATCAGTTCACGGGAGACCGAGCCCGAGGGCCCCGTCCCCAATTTGCGTCCGGGAATGAGTGGCACCGTGGACGTGTATACGAAGACGGTTGATGACGTCATCGCAGTTCCGATTCAGGCCGTGACAGTGCGCGATGCTAACAAACTGAAAAGGGATGCGCTACGCCGCGAGCGCCGGGGCTCGCGCGGTGCAGACGCTGATTCGGTCGACTGGAAGGCGCTTGAGGAGGAGAATTTGCAAAAGGTGGTATTCGTCATCGCCGAAGGCAAGGCCAGCATGGTGCGCGTGGAAACCGGTATCTCCGATGACACGCATATCCAGATCACCTCCGGGCTCGATGGCGGTGAGAAAGCGATCATCGGCCCGTACCGGGTCGTCAGCCGGACGCTCACACCCGATGATCCGGTGGAAGAAAAGAGTAGTGGTCCGGGCACGTCAGGCCCTTCTGAAGACAACGATTCGTAACCCGTCCAGCTTCCTGATGCGATCATGAGCGACGAGAAAGCCCTCATCGACCTGCGCGATATCACCAAGGTGTATCAGATGGGCACGGAGGAGGTCCGGGCGCTCGGTGGCGTGAACGTGCGAATCATGCCGAACGAGTACGTCGCAATCATGGGGCCGTCAGGTTCCGGCAAGTCCACGCTCATGAACATCATCGGCTGTCTCGACACACCGACGTCTGGCGAGTACGTACTCAACCGTCGAGACGTGAGCCACATGTCGGACAACGAGCTGGCTGCGATTCGAAACCGGGAGATCGGATTCGTCTTTCAGACTTTCAACCTGCTTCCGCGCGTCAACTGTTTGCAGAATGTGGAACTGCCGTTGATCTACTCGGGGGTCCGGCGCTCAGTTCGAAGAGAACAGGCGAAGCAGGCACTCGTCAGTGTTGGGTTGGGAGATCGGATGGATCACAAGCCCAACGAGTTGTCAGGAGGTCAGCGCCAGAGAGTCGCAGTGGCGCGCGCACTCGTAAACAACCCGTCATTAATACTCGCCGACGAGCCAACCGGTAACCTGGACACGCGCACCGGTGAAGAGATCATGGAACTGGTCGAAGATCTACACCGGAAGGGCAACACGATCATTGTGGTCACACACGAGGAGGTCGTGGCGAGACACGCACGACGCATCATCCGGTTGCGTGACGGGCTTGTTGAATCAGATGAGTTGGTCGAGGCGTTCGCAACCTGAAAAGGCCCTAGTCCGCCGAACAAGACTCGAGTTCGACGCGCCTCCGGAACGACACTTGACCGGCAGCTCGACGTACCGCGACCACCTCGTAAGGCAGTGTCAGTGCCATCAACGTGAGGCAGTCTGGCGCGGGCGCGTAGACAACATAGGAGGCCAGGATCTGATCGCCGACGGCCTCGACTGATTCGAACTGGATACGGTATCCTCCGGACGACTGCGGAAGCACCGCTAGCAGAAGCATCGTCTGCGAAAAGTCCACGGGCCGGAACGGTTCCACGGTTCGAAGAGAGTCGCGCATGACATGCCATTCATCGGCCGACCGCAGGACGACCTCCGTGGTATCTGCAAGGCGACCCGATTGTCCGATGCCGACGGTCTCGAAGTACAAGACTTCCGGTTCTGCCGCCGTCGACGTATCCACCTCGGCCGACTCGACACAGCCGGTGATTGCGAGACCCAGGACGACGATGAAGGTTCGAGGAATGGCCATACAGAAGCAGAGTGAGGGATTTGTCAAGATAGGTGACGGGCTTATGCCAATCATCGTGGAACCCTGCTCGTCATCGGTCATAAAACTTCGACTTTACACCTCAAACTATCTCGATTCTAGCATCATGTCCATCAAAACCCTCGATATGGACGCTCTTGCCGCTCAGACGGGCAACGTTTTTGAGTCCGTGGCGATTACGGCGAAGCGATCCCGGCAGGTTGCCTCGAAGATCAAGCAGGAACTGGATAACAAGCTTGCGTACTTCGAAGGTTTTGAGCCGGAATTGGAGGACCCGCGATTCCAGGAGGAGCAGAGAAGGATATCCGTCGAGTTCGAAACGCGACCCGAGCCGACCGAAATTGCCATCCAGGGTATGCTTGAAGGCGATATCTACTATCGTGAGGCGACGGAAGAGCATGGTGAATTC
Proteins encoded:
- a CDS encoding efflux RND transporter periplasmic adaptor subunit gives rise to the protein MAKKKNTTRTIILIIVALVVLLVAAGIGANLLFGGGKKAVEVEVVDVEARSITQVVTASGKIQPEVEVKISPDVSGEIVDLRVKEGDPVTRGQLLLRIDPDFYEAQVEQAKAMVLQGKATEAQRRADMLNSELELNRQNKLFETNAISESAVQSAQTAFAVSSAGLEAAQYSVQSAEARLKEAQEQLAKTVVYAPMSGTVSKLDVELGERVVGTSQFAGTEAMRIAQLSQMELEVDVNENDVVNVSIGDSARIEVDAYPEQNFLGVVTEIANSARVTGAGTQEQVTNFPVKIRVLAPHNVTASAASTQISSRETEPEGPVPNLRPGMSGTVDVYTKTVDDVIAVPIQAVTVRDANKLKRDALRRERRGSRGADADSVDWKALEEENLQKVVFVIAEGKASMVRVETGISDDTHIQITSGLDGGEKAIIGPYRVVSRTLTPDDPVEEKSSGPGTSGPSEDNDS
- a CDS encoding ABC transporter ATP-binding protein, which translates into the protein MSDEKALIDLRDITKVYQMGTEEVRALGGVNVRIMPNEYVAIMGPSGSGKSTLMNIIGCLDTPTSGEYVLNRRDVSHMSDNELAAIRNREIGFVFQTFNLLPRVNCLQNVELPLIYSGVRRSVRREQAKQALVSVGLGDRMDHKPNELSGGQRQRVAVARALVNNPSLILADEPTGNLDTRTGEEIMELVEDLHRKGNTIIVVTHEEVVARHARRIIRLRDGLVESDELVEAFAT
- a CDS encoding protease complex subunit PrcB family protein; this translates as MAIPRTFIVVLGLAITGCVESAEVDTSTAAEPEVLYFETVGIGQSGRLADTTEVVLRSADEWHVMRDSLRTVEPFRPVDFSQTMLLLAVLPQSSGGYRIQFESVEAVGDQILASYVVYAPAPDCLTLMALTLPYEVVAVRRAAGQVSFRRRVELESCSAD
- a CDS encoding DNA-directed RNA polymerase subunit omega, with the translated sequence MSIKTLDMDALAAQTGNVFESVAITAKRSRQVASKIKQELDNKLAYFEGFEPELEDPRFQEEQRRISVEFETRPEPTEIAIQGMLEGDIYYREATEEHGEFEDDNSLI